The Sporosarcina sp. Marseille-Q4943 genome includes the window GAATCATTTCTCCTATGTCTACAAAAGGAAAACGTCTTACTTCCAGAACTTCTTTCTCATCCAAAGCTTGTTCATGTGTACGTTTTGCATCGGTCATTAAAAAAGTAATTACCTTATTCGTCTGGGTGGCGGGATTGACCATGAACTCCCCTAGAAGAATCAGCTCCTGCTCCGAGACATAGCCAGTCTCTTCCCGGACTTCACGTCGAATTGCATCCTCATTCGATTCGCCATCTTCCACTTTCCCCGCAGGTATTTCAAGATAAAAACCTTTTCCAGGATGACGATATTGCTCTACAAGAACGATTTCATCACCCTCTGTCAATACGATTGCGTTCACCCAATCCGCATACTCATTCACATAATAATCTTCGATAATTGTTCCATCAGACATTCGACATGTATCTCTTCTTAAATTGCCGAATGGAGATGTAAAATAATATTCAGAATGCAGCACTTTCCACTTTCGCAACTCACTCTTCCCCTTTAACCCTTATGTATTTCCCCCGTGAATGAACACGAGGAGCCGTCCTTCTCTATTGCCGTATATCAATACTTATTCAAATCGATTTCCCCTCAACTGAACCGTAGTATATGTGTCGTTTCAGAAGCAGAATCGTCGAATGAAAAACCGCCCGCGCGATAAAAAGCATCCGCCTTCGCCGAATCCGTCCGAACGGTAATTTCATTGAAATGATGTTTCGCTTGTTCAATGATCGATTGTAGCAATAACGTACCGACCCCTTCCCGGCGGACTTCATCCAGCACGTAAAATCTTCGTAGACGTCCCACATCTGCTTCTTCTGAAAATGGGGATTGATTGATGCCGCCAATTGCCACTACGGAACCTTCATTATTTTTGACACAGTACAATACTTCTCCGGGCTTATTAAATGTATTGGTGCCATCCTCAAACTCATTTACGAGGCGGGTGACGAAACGATAGCCCTCTTCTTCACTTTCCTTTACCAGTTTTGTAATATCCAATGAACGCAAGTCTTCTACCCGTTCCACAGCGTATTCCATTTGCTATTCCCCCTCAATTTCCATACTTATTAGTACATTCAACAAAATGTTTGAAAATACCTGCAAATTTGAAAGAAAAGCCGGAAATCCTTTTCTGGATCCGGCTTTCCCTTTCAATATTGAAATTGAACTCGTAACTTTGCAGCGATGACGATCTGTCCACCTTCTATTGGAGTTGTCACTTGATCTGTTCTCGCAAATGATTGTAACGGAACCGGTTGTCCTCCTAGTTCTTCCTCAAGTATTTTCACTGGGTGTGGCTCGACTTGCACTTGCAATTCAGTAGCAATTGTCCGGGCTTTCATTTGAGCATTCCGCAAAGCTTGAACAATCGCTTCCTGCCTATAACGCTCGGCGTCCTCCACAGTAAATTGTATATTCGAAACCCGATTCGCCCCATTTTCCACAGCTGTATCAATAACGCGTCCAACTTGTTGAATATCTGTAATCTTTACCGAAATAGCATTGCTAACTTCATATCCTCTAAAAACTTGTTGTCCATCGATGTAATCATATCTCGGCGATATGGTATACGATACCGTTTTAATATTTTCCTGTGGAATACCTAAGCGCAATAGCGATTGGATGACGTTATTCATCGTTACGGCATTTTCCTGCTGTGCAACGCTCAGTTGTTCATCCATCGTGACGACTTCCAATTGCACCGTCGCGATATTCGGTTCAACCGCAATTTCTCCGTTTCCGATGACGATGATCTTCCTGGACGCCCGTTTCACTTGTTGGTGCATAATAGGATAATATATTTCCTCTCCCCCTCTTCCCGATTGTTCTTCTCAATTGTATGCAATTGAAAAAGGCGCCTATGACTGATAACAGTCATAGGCGCTTTCGGATTATAGAATCTTACTGAAAAAAGCCTTCGTTCTTTCATGTTTCGGATTCAAAAAGATTTCATCAGGAGTTCCTTCTTCGACAAGTAAGCCTTGGTCCAGAAACAACACCCGATCTCCCATTTCCTTCGCGAACCCCATTTCATGGGTGACGACGACCATCGTCATTCCTTCAATGGCCAGCTGTTTCATTACGTCCAGCACTTCCTTCACCATTTCCGGATCGAGTGCTGACGTCGGCTCATCGAATAGCATGACTTTCGGCTTCATCGCAAGCGCTCTCGCGATGGCAACCCGTTGCATTTGTCCACCGGATAATTGTTCAGGATAAGCGTTTGCCTTATCGGACAGCCCGACCTTTTCAAGAAGCTGCCGCGCCAACTCTTCCGCATCCTGTTGATTCATTTTCCGGATTTTGATAGGTGATATTGTAATATTGTCAATGACACGCATATGAGGAAACAAGTTGAATTGTTGAAAGACCATTCCGACTTCCCTCCGGATACTATTGATATCCGTTTTCGGGTCGTTGATTTTCACGCCATCTATGAACACTTCGCCCGCAGTAATTTCCTCAAGAAGATTGATACATCTCAAAAATGTGCTTTTCCCCGATCCACTTGGACCGATGACACAGATGACTTCCTTCTCCTTGATGTCATAGTCAATGCCTCTCAGCACTTCCAATTGTCCGAACGACTTGTGCAAATCTCTTACTTTTATCATCACAATCTCACTCCCGGTTCCGAGCGTCTCATAGAAAAAATAGTTTTTCTTGAGGAAGGGACATAGCTATTACTAAACCTTTTTTCGATATAATTGATGAGCTTCCCGCAGATAAATGTCAAAATGAGATAAAGGACGGCGACCGTTAAATACGGCTCCCAGAATCTCGAATAAGCGCCAGCGACTACTTTTCCAGCGTAAAGCAAATCGCTCGCAGCAATGACAGTGACGAGTGATGAATCCTTAAGCAACGCGATCAATTCATTACCGAGCGGTGGAATCATCCGCCTGAATGCTTGTGGGAGGATAATCAATTTCATGGCGATTTTATGCGGCATCCCAAGAGATCGCGCGGCTTCCATCTGCCCCTTATCAAGCGATTGGATTCCTGCACGGATAATTTCTGCGTTATAAGCGGCACTGTTAAGCATAAGTGCCAATGCACCGGAAACAAAATATCCTAGTGAATGCCCAAACATACTAGGAATTAATGCGGTATGAATCAATAGAATTTGCACCAATAATGGAGTTCCCCGGAAAAAGTCTACATAGAATTTTGCAGGGTAGTGGATCCATTTCCGTTTTGACAACTTTCCCATCCCGACAATCAAGCCTAAAACGAATCCTCCAATATATCCCACCGCTGTCAACCCGAGGGTCACCCAAATCCCCCGGATGAACAGTTCACGGTAACTCCATATGTTTTCGAACATTTCAAGTCGTAAACCTAAAAACTCCAAAATTATCACCTCCAAGATGTGTATAGGTGTTGCTTAAAAAGATCACTCCACATCAAAGCCGGTGATTTCCTTCAACTTTCCATTTTCCTTAATCTTTTTGATTCCTTCGTTTAACAAATCGAGCACTTCCTGATTTCCCTTTTTCACCATCAATCCATAATATTCTTTTTCAAAGCTGTCGTCTTCGACCGTTTTCACTTTCACGTTCGGATTATTTGCCTTGTAATCAATGATGACGGCATTATCACCAACAGAAGCATCCGCATTTCCATTGATCATTTCAGTGATGGCAAGCGGCATTGTTTCAGCTGCAACGATTTTTGAACTTGTCTTTCCTAATAGATCCGCAACGACAATATGCCCTGTCGTATTGATTTGAACCGAAACCCGCTTATCCGCCAAATCATCGAATGAATCGACATCCGAATCTTCCGGCACGAGAATCAATTGATTCGCCACGAAATATGGATCGGAGAAATCGTATGATTGCTCCCTTTCCGGAGTGATTGTAATGGAAGAAACCGCAAAATCGACTTCTCCGTTATCAACTGCCGGGAATAATGGCTCCCACCCATAGTTCTTATATTCCACTTCGAAACCGGCAGCCTCCGCAATAGCATTCACAATATCGATATCGATCCCAACAATATTCCCTTTTTCGTCCATATACTCCATCGGTGCATATGTCGCATCCGTTCCGACGACTAATTTCCGTTTCCCATTTGTATCATCCCCGCCTGAACCGCTCGTTTTTGTAGAACTCGCTCCGCATCCAATCAGAAAAATGGATGTGCACAATAATGCAATCCCTACCAGAAAACGTTTAACCGATTTCTCCATTTTGACTCCCCCTTATGTTTCTCTCAATTTACAGAATTGATTGATACTTTAATAGATTATATACGAAAACGTTTTCATTCACAACTGAATATTTTTAATTGAAGCCCAATAGTGAAACTTCAATCATCCACGCACAAAAAAACGCTCCGTCGTCAACTTTCGACGAACGGAGCAGTTTTTAGAAAATCGGCAGCGTCACAGCTACCATCAATAAGAATAAAATCGCAATATAATTGACAGAGTAGATGAACATCACATATGCCCATCGATCATCGTCTTTCGTGAAAAAGCCACGGATGGAGACAATCAGGAACCCGACATTCAAAATCGTAGCAAGCACGATGAATACCATTCCCAATGATCCTAAGTAAAACGGCAATGGGAGAAGGCATGCAATGTAGACAAACATTTGACGCTTCGTCATTTTAAATCCACGGACGACCGGCAACATCGCTACGTTGGCAGCTTTGTATTCATCGTACTTACGCATCGCGATTGCAAACGTATGAGGCATTTGCCAGATGAACAAAATAATGAATAGCAAGATCGGAACGATATGCCATGATGGCGCAATAGCGGCCCACCCGATCATCGGCGTGACGGCTCCCGAAATACTTCCAATAACCGTATTCAACGTGTATTTACGCTTCGTCCACATCGTATACATAATGACATATGTGAACCACCCGACAAATCCGTAGATTGCTGCTTCTAGCGTTGTGAACAGCAGCATGATCATCCCTATCGCCGACAGTGATATACCGATTCCCAACACGGTCTTCAACGAGATATTTCCAGTTACGGTCGGACGTTTTTGAGTCCTTTTCATCACCGTGTCAATATCAACGTCATACCAGTTGTTCAGGACAAGTGCTCCACCCATCAAAATGGTGCTTCCGATGATTGTCAGCCAAAATAATTTGCCGTTCGCAAGCAAGGATCCCCCAGTGAAATGAAGGGCAAGCCAAAAGCCGACAAAAACAGGCAATGCATTAGCAAGCAGAACAGGACCTTTAAAAAGCGATTTTATATCCGCAATGATAGTGCCTGAACTTTTCTCATCTATGATTGTGCTATTTTCAGTATAAGTAATTTCAATTTCTTTTGTCATATCTATATACGCTCCTCAGAGGTATTTCTGTAAAGTTTCATCCCTTCTATCATATCATTTCATCCGGCAGAATTTAAAGGTTTCTGGATTTTTCATTGGATATTCACATATTTCCTTTTCGGATTGACACATTTTATTCAAAACTGGACTGAAAATGAAAAAAGCTCCGTATTCACGAAGCCAAAATACCAATAAATAAAATAAAGAGGAAAATAAATATATACATTAATAAAATGAGGGCAAATATACCACCTGCTACAATTAAGTATGCTTTTGCAAATATATTCCGCGGGTCCTCCTTATCGGTCGCCCAAATGATAAGCATGACGAGGCCGACAATCGGCAAACATACTAGAATTAGCGTAATAATCCAATCTTTCAATGACATCGTTTTTTCTTTCTGCAAGCTTCTCACTCCCTTACTATCTCTATGCTGTAATAATGTGTACAATCCATCCTACCATAGTATATCTGACCAAATTGCCGGTTATGTTAGAAATAGTGGAAGCGAAAGGATGAATGATCGGATATGAAGAAATGGATTTCTTTCATTTTGGCATGCTGTTTCATTATCATGAGTGGGTGCAGCAACCAAAATCTTGTTCCGAAAACCGAAGCGAGCAATGTCGTCGATACATATGGCATCACCTCATTTACCGTGACGATTGATACAAATGAAAAGCCAGAGGCGCTGAAAGCAAGTTTTACTGAAAAAAAGGAAAGATCTGAAGCGGAATATAAGAATAAGAAAGAAGATGTCGCTCTACATGGCAAAAAGGCGCTAAAAAAAATAACGGAAGCGTTCGAAAAGATGCAACCTGACCCGGAAGCG containing:
- a CDS encoding NUDIX hydrolase, which encodes MRKWKVLHSEYYFTSPFGNLRRDTCRMSDGTIIEDYYVNEYADWVNAIVLTEGDEIVLVEQYRHPGKGFYLEIPAGKVEDGESNEDAIRREVREETGYVSEQELILLGEFMVNPATQTNKVITFLMTDAKRTHEQALDEKEVLEVRRFPFVDIGEMIRNKEITQLFTITAYHLAKEFIKNGKDID
- a CDS encoding GNAT family N-acetyltransferase, which codes for MEYAVERVEDLRSLDITKLVKESEEEGYRFVTRLVNEFEDGTNTFNKPGEVLYCVKNNEGSVVAIGGINQSPFSEEADVGRLRRFYVLDEVRREGVGTLLLQSIIEQAKHHFNEITVRTDSAKADAFYRAGGFSFDDSASETTHILRFS
- a CDS encoding SIMPL domain-containing protein, producing the protein MHQQVKRASRKIIVIGNGEIAVEPNIATVQLEVVTMDEQLSVAQQENAVTMNNVIQSLLRLGIPQENIKTVSYTISPRYDYIDGQQVFRGYEVSNAISVKITDIQQVGRVIDTAVENGANRVSNIQFTVEDAERYRQEAIVQALRNAQMKARTIATELQVQVEPHPVKILEEELGGQPVPLQSFARTDQVTTPIEGGQIVIAAKLRVQFQY
- a CDS encoding amino acid ABC transporter ATP-binding protein translates to MIKVRDLHKSFGQLEVLRGIDYDIKEKEVICVIGPSGSGKSTFLRCINLLEEITAGEVFIDGVKINDPKTDINSIRREVGMVFQQFNLFPHMRVIDNITISPIKIRKMNQQDAEELARQLLEKVGLSDKANAYPEQLSGGQMQRVAIARALAMKPKVMLFDEPTSALDPEMVKEVLDVMKQLAIEGMTMVVVTHEMGFAKEMGDRVLFLDQGLLVEEGTPDEIFLNPKHERTKAFFSKIL
- a CDS encoding amino acid ABC transporter permease encodes the protein MFENIWSYRELFIRGIWVTLGLTAVGYIGGFVLGLIVGMGKLSKRKWIHYPAKFYVDFFRGTPLLVQILLIHTALIPSMFGHSLGYFVSGALALMLNSAAYNAEIIRAGIQSLDKGQMEAARSLGMPHKIAMKLIILPQAFRRMIPPLGNELIALLKDSSLVTVIAASDLLYAGKVVAGAYSRFWEPYLTVAVLYLILTFICGKLINYIEKRFSNSYVPSSRKTIFSMRRSEPGVRL
- a CDS encoding basic amino acid ABC transporter substrate-binding protein; translated protein: MEKSVKRFLVGIALLCTSIFLIGCGASSTKTSGSGGDDTNGKRKLVVGTDATYAPMEYMDEKGNIVGIDIDIVNAIAEAAGFEVEYKNYGWEPLFPAVDNGEVDFAVSSITITPEREQSYDFSDPYFVANQLILVPEDSDVDSFDDLADKRVSVQINTTGHIVVADLLGKTSSKIVAAETMPLAITEMINGNADASVGDNAVIIDYKANNPNVKVKTVEDDSFEKEYYGLMVKKGNQEVLDLLNEGIKKIKENGKLKEITGFDVE
- the cyoE gene encoding heme o synthase, with protein sequence MTKEIEITYTENSTIIDEKSSGTIIADIKSLFKGPVLLANALPVFVGFWLALHFTGGSLLANGKLFWLTIIGSTILMGGALVLNNWYDVDIDTVMKRTQKRPTVTGNISLKTVLGIGISLSAIGMIMLLFTTLEAAIYGFVGWFTYVIMYTMWTKRKYTLNTVIGSISGAVTPMIGWAAIAPSWHIVPILLFIILFIWQMPHTFAIAMRKYDEYKAANVAMLPVVRGFKMTKRQMFVYIACLLPLPFYLGSLGMVFIVLATILNVGFLIVSIRGFFTKDDDRWAYVMFIYSVNYIAILFLLMVAVTLPIF
- a CDS encoding YusW family protein, with protein sequence MKKWISFILACCFIIMSGCSNQNLVPKTEASNVVDTYGITSFTVTIDTNEKPEALKASFTEKKERSEAEYKNKKEDVALHGKKALKKITEAFEKMQPDPEAEETELIKNAAEAFGFKEYKMIRLEVKFKGYDSKEIMFSK